A DNA window from Mariprofundus aestuarium contains the following coding sequences:
- a CDS encoding phosphotransferase: MNQNLLDIVKQATGASDATQGEIIQSLWSGYGEIVRIQLKGAPVQSVVLKHVRFPTEADHPRGWHSDLSHARKVKSYDVEMAWYDQWSSRCSDGFPVPHCYFAATLADDEHVMVLEDLDASGYPLRRHEMDRPAVELCLKWLANFHATFMGETPRLLWETGTYWHLATRPDELEATDDPALKQAAAAIDAELNNCRFKTFVHGDAKIANFCFSADSKQVAAVDFQYVGGGCGMKDVIYLLGSCLDEYLCEAWEHELLDFYFNELKQAIDMQGKSTDWKALELEWRALFPIAWVDFNRFLAGWMPGHWKINSYSRRLTSEVITRLNSSAS, from the coding sequence ATGAACCAGAACCTTCTCGATATTGTTAAACAGGCTACAGGCGCATCTGATGCGACTCAGGGGGAGATTATCCAGTCTCTCTGGAGTGGTTACGGGGAGATTGTGCGTATTCAGCTAAAAGGCGCACCTGTGCAGAGCGTTGTGCTTAAACATGTGCGCTTCCCTACCGAGGCGGATCATCCCCGTGGCTGGCACTCAGACCTCTCGCATGCGCGCAAGGTAAAATCCTATGATGTCGAGATGGCCTGGTATGACCAGTGGAGCAGCCGCTGTAGTGATGGCTTCCCTGTTCCACACTGTTATTTTGCGGCAACACTGGCTGATGACGAGCATGTGATGGTACTTGAAGACCTAGATGCTTCCGGTTATCCACTACGCAGGCATGAGATGGATCGGCCTGCTGTGGAACTCTGCCTGAAGTGGCTGGCCAACTTCCACGCCACCTTTATGGGTGAAACACCGAGGCTGCTTTGGGAAACCGGCACCTACTGGCACCTGGCCACCCGTCCTGATGAACTGGAAGCCACTGATGATCCCGCCCTGAAACAGGCAGCGGCTGCCATTGATGCCGAACTGAACAACTGCCGGTTTAAAACATTCGTTCATGGCGATGCCAAAATCGCCAACTTCTGCTTCTCAGCTGACAGCAAACAGGTCGCTGCTGTTGACTTCCAGTATGTCGGTGGTGGCTGCGGCATGAAGGATGTCATCTACCTCCTTGGCAGCTGCCTTGATGAATATTTATGTGAAGCCTGGGAGCACGAACTTCTTGATTTCTACTTTAATGAACTGAAGCAAGCTATTGATATGCAAGGCAAATCTACAGATTGGAAAGCACTGGAATTAGAGTGGCGCGCCCTCTTTCCGATCGCCTGGGTCGACTTTAACCGTTTCCTCGCTGGCTGGATGCCCGGCCACTGGAAGATCAACAGCTACAGCCGTCGCCTGACATCAGAGGTCATAACCCGCCTGAATTCGTCTGCTAGTTGA
- the cmoA gene encoding carboxy-S-adenosyl-L-methionine synthase CmoA has product MSRDVIYTSEIHSNGFVFDDKVASVFADMIGRSVPGYGQTLQMVELLAHQFAQAESNLYDLGCSLGAATMALSRGSAGKDCRVIGIDNSPAMVERCKGMLKDEPVEILCQDILDTAIENASVVVLNFVLQFIEREERLQLLKKIQQGLRPGGVLIISEKIAFVDEAESRRQIELHEAFKRAQGYSELEISRKRSALENVLVPEPLDVHHHRLKQAGFSASNTWFQCFNFASMIAFK; this is encoded by the coding sequence ATGAGCCGAGACGTCATCTACACCTCCGAAATTCACAGCAATGGTTTTGTCTTTGATGACAAGGTTGCCTCCGTTTTTGCCGACATGATTGGCCGCTCCGTACCGGGTTACGGCCAGACACTGCAGATGGTTGAGCTGCTGGCCCATCAGTTTGCGCAAGCAGAGAGCAACCTCTACGACCTCGGCTGCTCACTCGGTGCGGCTACGATGGCACTTTCCCGAGGCAGTGCAGGCAAAGACTGCAGGGTGATCGGCATCGACAACTCCCCTGCCATGGTCGAACGCTGTAAAGGGATGTTAAAGGATGAACCGGTTGAGATCCTCTGTCAGGACATTCTCGATACCGCGATTGAAAACGCATCGGTGGTTGTTCTGAACTTCGTGCTGCAGTTCATAGAGCGTGAAGAGCGTCTGCAACTGCTGAAAAAGATTCAACAGGGTTTAAGGCCCGGTGGTGTGCTGATAATCTCTGAGAAGATCGCTTTTGTTGATGAGGCGGAGAGCCGTCGACAGATCGAACTGCATGAAGCTTTTAAGCGGGCGCAGGGTTATTCTGAGCTTGAGATAAGCCGCAAGCGTTCGGCACTGGAGAATGTACTGGTTCCGGAACCACTGGATGTCCACCATCACCGTCTGAAACAGGCCGGATTCTCTGCTTCCAATACATGGTTCCAGTGTTTCAATTTCGCCTCGATGATTGCCTTCAAATGA
- a CDS encoding mechanosensitive ion channel family protein, whose product MLDSFQNNYETWLSHLTTADFWWQFAVLCLAIISALYVQRLMNRIAGQLKGEGPSHLRKLSIKGVERIQFPFSMLIVTLIGQSILINLGFNTPLLALATPLLISLAAIRFLIFILRKGFAPSPLVKAWENIISSSIWIIVALHLLGWLPDVLAALDGLAFSLGDARISLLLALKLIITIVFFWIVALWLANFIEQRLSNFEHFSLSARVALAKTSKFLLIAIAIFVGLDAAGVDLTALTVFSGAVGVGIGFGLQRISSNFISGFILLFDRSIKPGDVITVRDKFGWVQELRARYIVVRDRDGVETLIPNENLVTSEVINWSYTDPDIRMKLPVQISYNDDPEEAMRLMLECAKASPRVQDDPVPLTRLMEFGDNGILLELRIWILDPENGLGGVRSEVNLAIWRAFKKAGITIPYPQRDIHIKDERIPHAPKQERIDE is encoded by the coding sequence ATGCTAGATAGTTTTCAAAACAACTATGAGACATGGCTAAGCCATCTCACGACAGCTGACTTCTGGTGGCAGTTTGCGGTACTCTGCCTAGCAATAATTTCAGCACTGTATGTACAGCGGCTGATGAACCGGATCGCGGGACAATTGAAAGGCGAAGGCCCCAGCCACCTGCGTAAACTTTCAATTAAAGGCGTTGAAAGAATCCAATTTCCGTTTTCAATGCTGATAGTCACATTGATCGGGCAGTCCATACTGATCAACCTTGGTTTTAATACGCCGCTTTTAGCCTTGGCTACACCCCTTCTTATCTCTCTGGCTGCTATCCGTTTTCTGATCTTCATACTGCGCAAGGGGTTCGCTCCCAGCCCGCTGGTTAAGGCCTGGGAAAACATCATCAGTTCATCCATCTGGATAATCGTCGCGCTGCACCTGCTTGGCTGGCTTCCTGATGTTCTGGCCGCACTCGATGGACTTGCATTCAGTCTCGGTGACGCCCGGATCTCCTTATTGCTGGCACTTAAACTGATTATCACCATTGTATTCTTCTGGATCGTAGCGCTCTGGCTGGCCAACTTCATAGAGCAGAGGCTCAGTAATTTCGAGCACTTCAGTCTCAGCGCCAGGGTGGCACTGGCCAAAACCAGTAAATTCCTGCTGATTGCCATCGCCATCTTTGTCGGCCTTGATGCTGCAGGTGTGGATTTGACTGCACTGACTGTCTTCAGCGGTGCTGTGGGGGTCGGCATCGGTTTTGGCCTGCAGCGCATCTCCAGTAACTTTATCAGTGGTTTTATTCTGCTCTTTGACCGCTCCATTAAACCCGGGGACGTGATCACCGTTCGCGATAAGTTTGGCTGGGTTCAGGAGCTCAGGGCCCGCTATATTGTTGTGCGTGACCGTGATGGTGTGGAAACACTTATTCCGAATGAGAATCTGGTAACATCGGAAGTGATCAACTGGAGTTATACCGATCCGGACATTCGCATGAAACTGCCTGTGCAGATCAGTTACAACGATGATCCAGAAGAGGCGATGAGGCTAATGCTGGAGTGCGCCAAGGCTTCGCCTCGTGTGCAGGATGACCCTGTTCCGCTGACTCGTCTCATGGAGTTTGGTGACAACGGCATCCTTCTGGAACTACGCATCTGGATTCTTGATCCGGAAAACGGCCTTGGCGGAGTGCGTTCCGAGGTGAACCTAGCAATCTGGCGTGCCTTCAAAAAGGCGGGCATCACGATCCCTTACCCACAACGTGATATTCACATCAAGGATGAACGCATACCGCATGCGCCTAAACAGGAGAGAATAGATGAATAA
- a CDS encoding ATP-dependent zinc protease, protein MNKVLLGWREWVSLPELGIDAVKAKVDSGARSSALHTFELETFSEGGIAKVRFSIHPYQHDTTIVKTCVAELLDERNVTDSGGHTELRPVISTQLLLGGVRKKIEITLTNRENMKFRMLLGRTAMVGDFLIDPEHSYLLGSAEAIQQ, encoded by the coding sequence ATGAATAAGGTATTACTTGGCTGGCGCGAGTGGGTCTCACTGCCTGAGCTCGGCATTGATGCAGTCAAGGCAAAGGTGGATTCCGGCGCCCGAAGTTCTGCGCTGCACACCTTTGAACTGGAAACGTTCAGTGAAGGTGGCATTGCCAAGGTGCGTTTCAGTATCCACCCATACCAGCATGATACGACCATCGTGAAAACATGCGTTGCAGAACTGCTTGATGAACGTAATGTTACCGACTCTGGCGGTCACACCGAGCTGCGCCCTGTCATTTCAACGCAGCTGTTGCTTGGTGGCGTCAGGAAAAAGATAGAGATCACCCTGACCAACCGTGAAAACATGAAATTCAGAATGTTGCTGGGGCGTACAGCCATGGTTGGCGATTTCCTCATTGATCCGGAGCACTCCTACCTGTTAGGCAGTGCTGAAGCCATACAACAATAA
- a CDS encoding DUF3568 family protein has translation MNRSFIFTLSLLIFLPLVSGCMLLVAGGAGAGSVAYIKGDLNANLEASLNRSVAATNRAVRSLRYAKISEATDAYSSHIIARTASDKKIDIMLKKATERTTHISIRVGMFGDEDISNAILSEINKRL, from the coding sequence ATGAACAGAAGCTTTATATTTACCCTTTCACTATTGATATTTCTGCCCTTAGTCAGTGGCTGCATGCTGCTGGTTGCCGGTGGTGCCGGCGCCGGCTCTGTTGCCTATATCAAGGGCGACCTCAATGCCAATCTTGAGGCATCATTGAATCGATCGGTTGCCGCCACAAACCGGGCAGTGAGAAGCCTGAGATATGCCAAGATCAGCGAGGCAACCGATGCCTACTCGAGCCATATCATCGCCCGTACAGCCAGCGACAAAAAAATCGATATCATGCTGAAAAAGGCAACCGAGCGCACAACACACATCTCGATCAGGGTTGGCATGTTCGGCGATGAGGACATCTCAAACGCCATCTTAAGTGAGATCAATAAACGCTTGTAA
- the rimK gene encoding 30S ribosomal protein S6--L-glutamate ligase: protein MKIAILSRNPKLYSTRRLVEAAIERGHEVQVFDHLRCYMNITSMRPSIHYKGAKLEGFDAVIPRIGASVTFYGTAVLRQFEMMGVYPLNESVAISRSRDKLRSVQLLARKGIGLPVTGFARNPDDIDDLLNSVGGSKFVIKLLEGTQGIGVVLAENKKAAESVIEAFFGLNANILVQEFIEEAGGADIRCLVVDGKVVAAMKRQGKEGEFRSNLHRGGSAEVVRITPEERSTAVRAAAIMGLNVAGVDLLRSNHGPVVMEVNSSPGLEGIERATGKDVAGMIIGCIEKNAKVGKTSTRGKG, encoded by the coding sequence ATGAAAATAGCTATCCTGTCACGCAATCCAAAGCTCTACTCAACCCGACGCCTGGTTGAAGCTGCCATAGAGCGTGGCCATGAGGTACAGGTGTTTGATCATCTTCGCTGCTACATGAATATCACCTCAATGCGTCCATCGATCCACTATAAGGGTGCGAAACTGGAAGGCTTTGATGCCGTGATTCCCCGTATTGGCGCCTCGGTAACCTTTTATGGTACAGCAGTGCTCAGGCAGTTTGAGATGATGGGTGTCTACCCTCTGAATGAGTCCGTCGCCATCTCCCGCTCTCGCGACAAGCTGCGTTCGGTGCAATTGCTTGCCCGTAAAGGCATAGGTCTGCCTGTAACCGGCTTTGCCCGTAATCCCGATGATATCGATGATCTGCTTAACTCTGTCGGTGGCAGCAAATTTGTCATCAAGCTGCTGGAGGGCACACAGGGTATCGGCGTGGTGCTGGCAGAAAACAAGAAAGCTGCTGAAAGTGTGATTGAGGCCTTCTTCGGCCTGAATGCCAATATTCTGGTGCAGGAGTTTATTGAAGAGGCAGGTGGTGCCGATATCCGCTGCCTTGTTGTTGATGGTAAAGTGGTTGCAGCGATGAAACGACAGGGTAAAGAGGGTGAATTCCGCTCCAACCTGCATCGTGGCGGCAGTGCCGAGGTAGTACGCATCACACCTGAAGAGCGCTCTACCGCAGTGCGTGCAGCAGCCATCATGGGACTGAATGTGGCGGGTGTCGACCTGCTGCGCTCCAATCACGGACCGGTGGTAATGGAGGTGAACTCTTCCCCCGGCCTGGAAGGTATTGAGCGGGCAACCGGCAAAGATGTCGCAGGCATGATTATCGGATGCATAGAAAAAAATGCCAAAGTCGGTAAAACAAGCACACGGGGTAAAGGGTGA
- a CDS encoding TrkA C-terminal domain-containing protein produces the protein MEGLYFLAPTLLAILVSMLFVRAGAIMLVLTGMRYEQAKFQALSAFTATGFTTREAERVVNHPIRRKIISILMIGGYAGVATVIVGATTTFATTSSQTLPKAALILVVGIIVIYLIARSSGLMGHWEALIERLLRQKLFFEFEPVEELLHLADGYGLVKLEVGAESPLLGQSIIEIGSARKGVLILGIERDHSWLPARQMREPLQEGDELVIYGHLQKMKGEFESANTPD, from the coding sequence ATGGAAGGTCTCTATTTTCTTGCTCCGACGCTACTGGCTATTCTTGTTTCCATGCTCTTTGTGCGTGCCGGTGCGATCATGCTTGTGCTGACCGGCATGCGCTATGAGCAGGCGAAATTTCAAGCGCTTTCGGCCTTTACTGCCACAGGCTTTACAACTCGGGAGGCCGAGCGCGTCGTCAATCACCCGATTCGCCGCAAAATCATAAGCATCTTGATGATTGGCGGCTATGCAGGTGTGGCAACAGTCATCGTCGGCGCGACAACTACCTTTGCTACGACCTCAAGTCAGACGCTGCCCAAGGCCGCACTGATCCTGGTCGTGGGAATCATTGTCATCTACCTGATCGCCCGCAGCTCAGGTCTGATGGGGCACTGGGAGGCGTTAATAGAGAGACTGTTAAGGCAAAAGCTTTTTTTTGAATTCGAGCCGGTTGAGGAGCTGCTTCACCTTGCTGACGGATACGGCCTGGTTAAGCTGGAGGTTGGTGCTGAATCGCCCCTGCTGGGCCAGTCGATTATAGAGATAGGATCGGCGCGCAAAGGAGTTCTGATTCTCGGTATCGAACGCGACCACTCCTGGCTGCCTGCCCGTCAGATGCGGGAGCCGCTTCAGGAGGGGGATGAACTGGTCATCTATGGCCACCTTCAGAAGATGAAAGGGGAGTTTGAAAGCGCTAATACGCCCGACTGA
- a CDS encoding cation:proton antiporter — protein sequence MHMDPALPALVVVLLVIFLLGLTLRLLNQPHVVGYLLAGVCLGPELLGLITDKVLLERLGAFGVVLLLFFVGMEVSPQRLISNWRVALLGTLLQIVISVGVIWLLGEWFGWSMGKTVLFGFVISLSSTAVVLKLLQDWGEMETPVGQNSLGILLTQDLAIIPMLIVVSLIGGKEIEAGEFTMQLVGGVAMISLFSWIVYHGKIQLPLARWIKGDHELQVFAAMITCLGLGMLTGMFSLSTALGAFIGGMIIGAARETQWVHHSLEPFRVIFVALFFVSVGMLVDISLILQNWLQISLLVLAVFVTNMAINALILKGLGSCWGDSIYAGALLAQIGEFAFVLAAVGMHAGVIVEASYQLIIAVISLTLLLSPAWVTLTRYMLNKNGIYLSQK from the coding sequence ATGCATATGGATCCGGCATTGCCAGCGTTAGTGGTCGTGCTTCTGGTGATCTTTCTGCTTGGTCTGACCCTGCGATTGTTGAATCAGCCTCACGTGGTGGGTTACCTGCTGGCTGGTGTCTGTCTGGGGCCTGAACTGCTCGGCCTAATCACTGATAAGGTGTTACTTGAAAGGCTCGGTGCCTTTGGTGTAGTGCTGCTGCTGTTCTTTGTCGGCATGGAGGTCTCTCCGCAGCGACTGATCAGCAACTGGCGTGTCGCCCTACTGGGAACCCTGTTGCAGATTGTTATCAGTGTTGGCGTAATCTGGCTATTGGGGGAATGGTTTGGCTGGAGTATGGGAAAAACAGTACTGTTCGGCTTTGTAATCAGCCTGAGCAGCACAGCAGTTGTGCTGAAATTGTTACAGGATTGGGGTGAGATGGAGACCCCAGTTGGGCAAAATTCACTGGGTATTCTGCTGACTCAGGACTTGGCCATTATTCCGATGCTGATTGTTGTGAGCCTGATTGGTGGAAAAGAGATCGAAGCAGGAGAGTTTACCATGCAGCTGGTCGGCGGTGTCGCCATGATTAGCCTGTTTTCCTGGATCGTTTATCATGGGAAGATTCAATTGCCGCTGGCTCGATGGATTAAGGGTGACCACGAACTACAGGTTTTTGCAGCCATGATCACCTGCCTGGGACTTGGTATGCTTACCGGCATGTTTAGTCTATCCACGGCATTGGGGGCCTTTATTGGCGGCATGATTATTGGTGCCGCAAGAGAGACACAGTGGGTTCATCACAGCCTTGAGCCTTTCAGGGTGATCTTTGTGGCACTGTTTTTTGTCTCCGTAGGCATGCTAGTGGATATTTCCCTTATTCTGCAAAACTGGCTACAGATTTCCCTGCTGGTGCTTGCTGTATTTGTTACCAATATGGCAATCAACGCTCTGATATTGAAGGGCCTTGGTAGCTGCTGGGGGGATAGTATCTATGCCGGTGCACTACTTGCACAGATTGGTGAGTTTGCTTTCGTGCTGGCGGCGGTCGGCATGCATGCAGGGGTGATTGTGGAGGCATCCTATCAGCTTATTATAGCTGTGATCTCCTTAACGCTGCTTCTGAGCCCTGCTTGGGTAACATTGACCCGATACATGCTAAACAAGAACGGTATTTATCTCTCCCAAAAATAA
- a CDS encoding rubrerythrin family protein, whose amino-acid sequence MNCPRHISAAATLIIAAMFAFIGSIPVLQAEEGLIEKIEQEQLEQYPETIAVLQTLYGNEVRARHRYQLFSDTAKADGHTNIAHLFKSIAASEAVHERNFSLILVGLGAKVPEVDVSTIKASTTQDNLKYATNVELSEIDKEYPQYISRVAPEKHKEAMEYINYAWEAERQHRELIKEIKSGTGFFFSILLERFRENKSTYYVNQNCGATVMELPKDACPICHKPLDTYKEVPAP is encoded by the coding sequence ATGAACTGTCCTCGGCACATTTCTGCTGCAGCGACTCTGATCATTGCTGCTATGTTTGCCTTTATCGGCAGCATCCCCGTTCTACAGGCTGAAGAGGGCTTGATAGAGAAGATTGAACAAGAACAGCTAGAGCAATACCCCGAAACCATTGCCGTGTTGCAGACTCTTTATGGCAATGAGGTGCGTGCGCGTCACCGCTATCAACTTTTTTCCGATACGGCCAAGGCTGACGGGCATACCAATATCGCTCATCTGTTCAAGTCGATAGCCGCGTCAGAAGCGGTGCATGAAAGAAACTTCAGTCTGATTCTGGTGGGTCTCGGTGCCAAGGTGCCAGAGGTTGATGTCAGCACAATTAAGGCTTCGACCACTCAGGATAACCTGAAATATGCGACCAATGTGGAACTCTCCGAGATCGATAAGGAGTATCCTCAATATATTAGCCGTGTCGCTCCAGAGAAGCACAAGGAAGCAATGGAGTATATCAATTATGCATGGGAGGCGGAGCGGCAGCACCGTGAACTGATCAAGGAGATCAAGAGCGGAACAGGCTTCTTTTTCAGTATTCTGCTAGAGAGGTTTCGCGAAAACAAGAGCACTTACTATGTGAATCAGAACTGTGGCGCTACCGTGATGGAGCTTCCGAAAGATGCATGCCCGATCTGTCACAAGCCACTGGATACCTATAAGGAAGTTCCCGCACCCTGA
- the cmoB gene encoding tRNA 5-methoxyuridine(34)/uridine 5-oxyacetic acid(34) synthase CmoB — protein MKEYKEREAAILKAQMENSILSDFSDDLMPLYEQGWHKILKHGDLGRWQSGFDALPDLTPSVVDFNRSALKIGLPEDTDLTHEQIETALKQMHPWRKGPFEIFGVHIDTEWRSDWKWDRLAEAISPLEGRTILDVGCGSGYHLWRMLAAGAKLVVGIDPTPLFSMHFATIKRYSPNAPAFILPVGIEHMPADMGCFDTIFSMGILYHRKSPIDHLLDLKGLLCEGGELVIDTLVVEGDEHNCLMPHGRYAKMRNVWFIPSVAMLEIWLKRAGFKDISVVDICPTTVDEQRGTEWMTFESLPDFLDPNDSSLTIEGYPAPIRAVLTAKK, from the coding sequence ATGAAAGAGTACAAAGAGAGAGAAGCGGCCATTCTCAAAGCGCAGATGGAAAATTCCATATTGTCCGATTTTTCCGATGACCTGATGCCACTTTATGAACAGGGGTGGCATAAAATCCTCAAGCACGGCGACCTGGGGCGCTGGCAAAGCGGTTTTGATGCGTTACCCGACCTCACCCCCTCCGTTGTCGACTTCAACCGCTCAGCGCTAAAAATCGGGCTACCTGAAGATACCGATCTAACCCATGAGCAGATCGAAACGGCACTGAAACAGATGCACCCATGGCGCAAGGGGCCATTTGAGATCTTCGGTGTTCATATCGACACCGAATGGCGTTCAGACTGGAAGTGGGATCGACTGGCCGAGGCCATCTCCCCACTTGAAGGGCGCACCATCCTCGATGTTGGATGCGGCTCGGGCTACCACCTCTGGCGTATGCTTGCTGCCGGTGCAAAACTGGTAGTTGGTATCGACCCCACCCCACTCTTCTCGATGCATTTCGCTACGATCAAACGCTACAGCCCGAATGCCCCGGCCTTTATTCTGCCCGTCGGTATTGAACATATGCCCGCCGACATGGGCTGCTTCGACACGATCTTTTCAATGGGCATTCTCTACCACCGCAAGTCGCCGATTGACCACCTTCTCGATTTGAAAGGCCTGCTGTGTGAAGGTGGAGAGCTGGTGATTGATACACTGGTAGTCGAAGGCGATGAGCATAACTGCCTGATGCCACACGGGCGTTATGCCAAGATGCGCAATGTCTGGTTTATACCCAGTGTGGCGATGCTGGAAATATGGCTCAAACGTGCCGGATTCAAGGATATTTCAGTGGTCGATATCTGCCCGACCACGGTGGATGAGCAGCGTGGAACGGAGTGGATGACATTCGAATCGCTACCCGACTTCCTCGATCCGAACGATTCCAGCCTGACCATCGAAGGCTACCCTGCCCCGATCCGAGCCGTTCTCACCGCAAAAAAATAG
- a CDS encoding succinylglutamate desuccinylase/aspartoacylase family protein: MSEPFLIAGQEVKPGSREIIEFPLPPLSTHSDLEMPIHVIRGKKSGPCLLVCAALHGDEINGIEIIRRLVGLKTIANLRGTLIAIPIVNVYGFIHMSRYLPDRRDLNRSFPGSEKGSLAARLANLFMQEIVSKATHGIDLHTAAIHRDNFPQIRASLESEETLALAEAFRAPLIIDAALRPGTIREAAVARGIPWLVYEAGEALRFDEVSIRAGVRGIVNVMRAIEMLPKQQSKKTFLPRIVKSNAWIRAPQSGILRLTVKLGACVNRDDILGYVSDPYGENQTQIIAPNTGIIIGRTNLPLVHEGDALVHLARFRNTGNASEAVDVFQSELEPSEVESLSGTTPIT; the protein is encoded by the coding sequence GTGAGCGAACCTTTTCTGATAGCCGGTCAGGAGGTCAAACCGGGTAGCCGGGAAATTATAGAGTTTCCGCTGCCACCCCTTTCAACCCACTCCGATCTCGAGATGCCGATCCATGTAATTCGCGGCAAGAAAAGCGGGCCTTGCCTGCTGGTATGTGCCGCACTACATGGTGATGAGATCAATGGTATTGAGATCATTCGCCGCCTTGTTGGGCTGAAAACGATCGCAAATCTGCGTGGCACACTCATCGCTATTCCGATTGTGAATGTCTACGGCTTTATCCATATGAGCCGTTATCTGCCAGATCGGCGCGACCTTAACCGCTCGTTTCCAGGATCGGAAAAGGGCTCGCTTGCCGCACGTCTGGCCAACCTGTTCATGCAGGAGATTGTCTCAAAGGCGACGCATGGCATCGATCTGCACACGGCAGCCATTCACCGGGATAATTTCCCTCAGATTAGAGCCAGTCTCGAGTCTGAGGAAACACTGGCTCTCGCAGAGGCATTTCGCGCGCCCCTAATTATTGATGCTGCCCTGCGGCCGGGTACGATTCGAGAAGCGGCAGTAGCCAGAGGCATTCCATGGCTAGTATACGAAGCAGGTGAAGCTCTTCGCTTTGATGAGGTAAGCATTCGCGCCGGGGTTCGCGGCATTGTTAATGTCATGCGTGCAATAGAGATGCTTCCCAAGCAGCAAAGTAAAAAAACATTTCTTCCCCGTATCGTTAAATCCAATGCTTGGATTCGCGCACCACAGAGTGGCATTTTACGCCTCACAGTAAAATTGGGCGCCTGCGTCAACAGAGATGATATTCTGGGTTATGTATCTGATCCCTATGGCGAAAACCAGACGCAGATCATCGCCCCCAATACCGGCATCATCATTGGTCGCACCAACCTTCCTCTTGTGCATGAAGGTGATGCGCTTGTTCACCTAGCTCGTTTCCGCAACACAGGAAATGCATCTGAAGCAGTGGACGTATTCCAGTCCGAACTTGAACCTTCTGAAGTAGAAAGCCTGTCCGGTACAACCCCCATCACCTGA
- a CDS encoding cation:proton antiporter, with protein MPISTRSINISARDMAILLGVALTATSIAITADVLRELGKLQSETAKAIIGAAILDDILALLALSVAIQLAEGSFTVSMIMQSVFAAVLFLVVGAAMGVFVFGRLIIRVDETDFARRYPDFVFAAVMMIAFLYAMVAEMIGLSAIVGAFVAGVSLEAIKLRHSRSFREGAEYLRIVFGSIFFISLGVLADIRAFDTELVWFTLALTSMAIISKLIGCGVPAWLMGIKIRESLIIGVGMMPRGEVAMVVALLALQSGVIAQPAYVAIVLMSLLTTLVVPILLRNWLYREGK; from the coding sequence GTGCCGATAAGCACGAGAAGTATAAACATCAGTGCACGCGACATGGCTATTTTGTTGGGGGTGGCCCTGACTGCAACCAGTATCGCCATTACCGCTGACGTCTTGCGCGAACTGGGTAAACTGCAATCTGAAACTGCCAAGGCCATTATTGGTGCGGCAATCCTTGATGATATTCTTGCACTGCTGGCTCTTTCGGTTGCCATTCAACTGGCAGAAGGCTCTTTTACTGTTTCAATGATTATGCAATCCGTCTTTGCTGCTGTGCTATTTCTTGTTGTTGGCGCAGCCATGGGGGTGTTCGTTTTTGGCCGATTAATCATTCGAGTAGATGAGACCGATTTCGCCAGACGTTATCCGGATTTTGTGTTTGCGGCAGTGATGATGATCGCCTTTCTTTATGCCATGGTCGCTGAAATGATCGGCCTCTCCGCCATTGTCGGTGCATTTGTTGCAGGCGTATCGCTGGAGGCTATCAAACTGCGCCATAGCCGCTCTTTCAGGGAGGGGGCTGAGTATCTGCGCATTGTATTCGGTTCGATATTCTTTATTTCTCTAGGCGTGCTTGCTGATATACGCGCTTTCGATACAGAACTGGTCTGGTTTACACTGGCTCTTACCAGCATGGCAATTATTTCCAAACTCATCGGCTGCGGAGTCCCTGCCTGGTTGATGGGTATTAAAATCAGGGAGTCTCTTATTATCGGGGTTGGCATGATGCCAAGGGGTGAGGTGGCAATGGTTGTTGCGCTGCTGGCACTGCAGAGTGGAGTGATAGCGCAGCCGGCGTATGTAGCCATTGTTCTTATGAGTTTGCTGACTACGCTTGTTGTTCCAATACTTCTGCGTAACTGGCTGTACCGGGAGGGCAAATAG